The genomic segment AGCGCACGCCGGTGATCAGGTTGTAGCCCACCGCGCCCAAGCTGAACACGTCCGACGCGGGCGTCAGCCGGTCCTCGCCCGCCAGCTGCTCGGGCGACGCGTACGCGGGCGAGTACGGCGAGCGGCCGAACTCGGTGAGCTGCATCTGCGTGCCCTCTTCGTGCGCCACCTGCGCGATGCCGAAGTCCAGCACGCGCACCATGGGTTCGTCGGGCTCATCGCCCTGCTCCAGGAAGATGTTGCCCGGCTTGATGTCGCGGTGCACCATGCCCGCGCGGTGCCCGGCGGCCAGCCCCCGCGCCGCCTCGCGTAAGATGCAGAGGCCGGTCTTTCGCGCGGGCGGGCCGGTGCGGGCCAGGCGCGCCGCCAGGTCCTCGCCCTGCAGCAGCTCCATGACGATGTAGTCCAGCGACACGTCGGGGTCGGTGCCGTAGTCGAACACGGCCACGACGTTCGGATGATGCAGCGCCGCGGCCGCGCGCGCCTCGCGGTGGAAGCGGGCGCGCAGCTTGGCCTCCTCGGCCGCGTTGGCGGTGGGCGCGGCGATCACCTTCACGGCCACGGCGCGGCCCAGCCGTTCGTCGGCGGCGCGGTACACCGCGCCCATACCGCCCCGGCCGATCACCTTCTCCACGCGGTAGCGCCCGCCCAGCGTGCGCCCCGTCAGCAGCGCCTCCAGTCCGTACATCTACTTCCGCGGGTGTGGCGTGAGCGTGGCGGCCCTGACTCCGGCCGCCGGGACAGGTGACCCGTACGTCGTTGCGCCGCCGCGTGTTTCGCTGCCTCCCACCTCGTTCGTCACCAGATCACCCGCACCCCCGCCGCCGCCTCGATCTCGGGATCGCGGGAGATGAGCGGCAGCTCCATGTGCGCCGCGGTCGCCGCGATCAGCCGGTCACCGCGCTCGGGAATCGCGTACAGCTCCTCGGCCTTGCGGATCACGTCCCAGGTCAGGTCCGCCACGATGAAGTTCTGCGTGGCGAGAAGACCGCGCACCCACGCCGCGAAACCCGATCCCAGGCGCATCTTCCCCGCCCGCATCGCCTCGCTCACCTCTGCCAGGGAGAGCGTGGGGACGAAGATGACGGCCCTCCCCTCGTCCGCATCGGCGAACATCTTCCGCGCCGCGCTGCCCAGCTTCTGCTGCCGCCCCTGCGCGTACCAGAGCAGCGCGTGCGTGTCCGCCACGGCCATGGTGGGCATGCGCTACAGGTCCGCCAGCTTCGCACGAGCGAGCTCGGCCTGCTTCCGCCGGTTCTCCTCGAACCAGGCGTCGAACTCGTCCTCGGGAACGGCCAGCTCCAGGCTGCCCAGCAGCTTGAACGGCTTGGACTTCCGCTTGTACTCCACTTCGATGCTCTCCAGGTACTTGAGCCGGCCCTCGTCCACCAGCACCGCCCGGTCCTTCCGGCTCCGGTGCTCGATGACGACGGCCGAGTCGGGGTGATCGGTGACGTAATCGACGAGGTCGAAGAACTTGGCCCTCGCCTCGGACACGGTGACCCGCTTCCACATGCCAGCCTCTCAGGTTCATGCCCCGCCCACCCGCACGCAAGGGTGAGCGCCCCGCCGCACCTCGAGCATGACGGCGCCGGAACGATACCGCACGCTTGAAGTGTACCACTCACTTGTACAATCTACAGCTGGCAGCGAGGAGTGGCAACCGCCGCGAACGCGCGGAGGGCCGCATCGCAACCTGCTGCGACGCGGCCCTCCGCGACTCCACTGATCCGGCTCGGCCGAGCGTTACCGGCCGCTGCCGCCACGCCCGCCGCCGGACGAGCCGCCACGGCCGCCACCCTGGCCGCCGGAGCCGCCCGGACGCCCGCCGCCGCTGCCGCCGCCCGGGCCGCGCGAGCCGCCCGGACGCGAGGGGCCGCCGCTGCGTGCGCCACCGGAGGACGAGCCGCCTTCCGAGCGGGGACGCGAGCCGCCGGACGGGGCCGGACGACCGCCGCCGGAGCGTGCGCCGCCGCCGGCCGCCTCGTTCGCAGCCTTGCGCTCGGCCTTGGCCTTGGCGCGGGCGCGCTCCTCGGACTTGCGCGCGCGGATCTCGGCGATGCGCTCGGCGAGGGGGACCTCGAAGCGGTCCTGCGGCTTGGCCTTGTAGTCGAAGCCCTCCAGCGTCACGCGCGGCAGCGGCTTGCCCACCGCCCGCTCGATCGCGCGAAGGTCCGGCTCCTCCTCGGGCGAGACGAAGGTGAAGGCGTCGCCCGTGGCCTCGGCGCGCGCGGTGCGGCCCACGCGGTGGATGTAGTCTTCCGGCACGTGCGGCACGTCGAAGTTGACCACGTGGTCCAGCGCCTCCACGTCGATGCCGCGGGCCACGATGTCGGTGGCCACCAGCGCGCGGAAGCGGCCGTCCTTGAAGCCGGCCAGGGCGTCGGTGCGCTGCGCCTGGCTGCGGTTGCCGTGGATCTTGGCGTTGGGGATGCCGTGCTTGTCCAGGAAGTCCGCCAGGCGGTTGGCCCGGTGCTTGGTGCGCGTGAAGACGATCACGTTGCCGATCTCGTCGCGCTTCATCAGCTCCAGGAACAGGTACGACTTGAGCTCCTGCGACACCGGGTAGATGGCCTGCGTGATCCCCACCGCCGGAGCCTGCTTGCGCTCCATGTTGATGGTCTCGGGCTCGTGCAGCATCTCCTGCGTGAGCTTCAGGATGGGCGCGGGCATGGTGGCGCTGAAGAACAGCGTCTGGCGCTTGGCCGGCAGGTGCCGCAGCACGCGGCGGATGTCGGGCAGGAAGCCCATGTCCAGCATGCGGTCGGCCTCGTCGAGCACCAGGACCTCCAGGCCGGCCAGCTTGGCGTACGGCTTGGTGAAGTGGTCCAGCAGGCGCCCCGGCGTGGCGATCAGGATGTCCACGCCGCTGCGGAAGGCGTGCTCCTGCGGGCCCATGCCCACACCGCCGAACACCGCCGCGCCGGTCACCGGCGTGTGCACCGCCAGCTGCTCCAGGTGCTCGTGGATCTGCGCCGCCAGCTCGCGCGTGGGGGTCAGGATCAGCGCGCGGGTCACGCCGCGGGGCTTCTCCATCAGCCGGTGGATGATGGGGAGGAGGAACGCCGCCGTCTTGCCGCTGCCCGTCATGGCGCAGGCCAGCACGTCGCGGCCTTCTACGCCCGCGGGGATCGCCTTCTCCTGGATGGGCGTGGGGCGCGTGAAGCCGAGCTCCTTGACGCCCTTGACGATGGAGGGGTGGAGGCCGAATTGGGTGAAAGCCATCTGTATGCCTTGTCCTGTTGCCGTGCGGCGCGCGGGGTGGCTGCGCGCGGCACCTTGAGTATTCGCGGAAAGAAAAACATGGCTCACTCGTCCGCGAGTGGGCCATGCAACGTCGGGCACTCCGTCGTCTCGAGCGGGGCGGACCGCCACCGGGCCGCCGTTCGGGATCGCGCCGGATGTGACGCCGATCGATCCTGTTCCGCACCTTCAAGCTATACCATCGGGCATGACCCGACAAGGCGCGGACCTTTGCTGCACCCATCGCGGACGGAAAACCGGCTCCGAACGCATCTCCCGCATCCGCCGGAAAAGCAGGCCGTCCGCAGGCGAAGCTCCGCCGCCGGGCCGAACGGCACACGCGATGCGCATCCCCCGTGGAAACCCTCTCGGAGAGCCCTGCGAATGAGCCTTGTCGAGCTGATGATGTGGATCTCGGCGGTGGGAACGGTATGCTGGGTGCCGTGCTTCTACTGGATGCACCGCATCTCCGACCGCCAGGACCGGCTCCTTCGCGAGCTCCGGGAACAGGGGCGCCGCATCGAGGTGCTGTCCCGCGCCGAGCACGACCTCATCAAGGAAGTGCACCCGCAGGTGGGGGAGATCAAGGAGAGCCTCGCCACCGCCATCGAGGAGATGGGCGAGCGCAGGACGTCCTGACGTCTGCCGAACGACGTCTACTCTGTTCAGGACCTGGGGAGGGTGTCGCGTGTCTGGAGGTTACGGGGCTTACGCGGTTCGCCCGCCGCCACCCAGGCGGGTGATGAAGATGTGCTGCTCGGCTATCTCCTGCCCGCGGCTGGTCAGCACACTCTCCCCCGATTGCGGATCGCGGCGTAGGTGCGCGAGGCGGCGGCCGTGCATGGTGCCGATCGTGCGCGGGTCGTAGCCGTAGCGGCTCACCAGCCGGATGAGCTCGCCGCGGCCGATGCGGCCCCCGCGCTCCAGGATCTCCGCGAGAATGGCCGCTATCGGGGAGGCCGGGCGCTCAATAACGCTCCGCGCCTCGGCCGATCGCCTGTAGAATCTCCCCCGTCTCTGGCCCTGCGGCTCCAGCAGCCCCTGGCCTACCAAGGCATCGAGGTGGTACCGCACGGTCCGGAGCGGCATCACGAGTTCCTGGGCCAGCACCGTCGTCGTCGCGCGGCCAAGGCGATCCACGATCTCCACGATGCGGTGCTGCGCCTCGGAGAGCTGCATCATGGACCTCTCCACCTCCAGCTTCGCCGCCAGGTTCTGCTTCTGCGCGTGCAGCGCGCGCAGCAGGAACAGCAGCCACTCTCCGAAGGCGGCCGGCTCGGTCCGCATGGCGGTCTGCGATTCGCGCAGGGCCGCGTAGTACGCCGCCTTGTTCTCCTCCACCACGCGCTCCAGCGACGAGTACGGCACGTAGTCGTAGCCGCTCTGCAGGAGCAACAGCGTGGTGAGACCTCGGGACAGCCGCCCGTTTCCGTCCTTGAACGGGTGGATGGCCAGGAACTCCACGATGAACCGCGCAATGGCGACCAGCGGGTGGATGTCTCCGGAAATGAGCGCCTGCCTCGTGAGTGCCACCTGCTCCGCCATCAAGCGGGGGGTATCGAAAGGAGAGGCGGTGAGGAAGATCACCTCCACTCGCCCATCAGGGTGCCGGGCCTCGACGTGGTTGTCCTGCTTCTTGTACTCGCCCCGATGGCGCTGGTCCTTCTCCGAGTGCCCCAGCAGGATCTTGTGTAGCTGCTTGATGTGGTTCTCATCGAACGGGATGTTGCCGTAGCTGTCGAAGATCGCCTGCAGCAGGTCGCCGTAGCCGCGGACCTCGGACTCGTCGCGCGCGCGGAACGACTCCACGCTCACGCCCTGAAGCACCCGCGCGACCTCCGCGTCGCTCAGCTCCGCTCCCTCGATTCGAGTGGAGCTCCCCGCCGACTCGATGGTCGTGACCTGCCGGAGGTGCGCCAGCTTTTCGGCACGGATCTCCTGCAGCTTGCGCCAATGCCCCTTGAAGACGTCGATCTCGCCAAGGAGTCGCATGGCCTCGGTGAGCTGCGGTCCCGAGAGGATGGGTGAGAACCGATTCATGGTTGCCGTTAACTGCCGATAACTGCCGATAACTTCGTTGCCGTTAATGTTGCCGTTAATTGCCGTCAACGCCAGGCCTGCGGATCACACCCCGTCGCGCAGCACCCGAGAAGGAGGCGATCTAGCGCCTTCCAGCGCAGCCTCCAGCCTGCGCCCCAACGTGAGAAGCTCGTCGTGGCGCGCCTCCCTCAGGGGTGGGCTCCTTGAAGACGA from the Longimicrobiaceae bacterium genome contains:
- a CDS encoding serine/threonine-protein kinase produces the protein MYGLEALLTGRTLGGRYRVEKVIGRGGMGAVYRAADERLGRAVAVKVIAAPTANAAEEAKLRARFHREARAAAALHHPNVVAVFDYGTDPDVSLDYIVMELLQGEDLAARLARTGPPARKTGLCILREAARGLAAGHRAGMVHRDIKPGNIFLEQGDEPDEPMVRVLDFGIAQVAHEEGTQMQLTEFGRSPYSPAYASPEQLAGEDRLTPASDVFSLGAVGYNLITGVR
- a CDS encoding type II toxin-antitoxin system VapC family toxin, producing the protein MPTMAVADTHALLWYAQGRQQKLGSAARKMFADADEGRAVIFVPTLSLAEVSEAMRAGKMRLGSGFAAWVRGLLATQNFIVADLTWDVIRKAEELYAIPERGDRLIAATAAHMELPLISRDPEIEAAAGVRVIW
- a CDS encoding DEAD/DEAH box helicase translates to MAFTQFGLHPSIVKGVKELGFTRPTPIQEKAIPAGVEGRDVLACAMTGSGKTAAFLLPIIHRLMEKPRGVTRALILTPTRELAAQIHEHLEQLAVHTPVTGAAVFGGVGMGPQEHAFRSGVDILIATPGRLLDHFTKPYAKLAGLEVLVLDEADRMLDMGFLPDIRRVLRHLPAKRQTLFFSATMPAPILKLTQEMLHEPETINMERKQAPAVGITQAIYPVSQELKSYLFLELMKRDEIGNVIVFTRTKHRANRLADFLDKHGIPNAKIHGNRSQAQRTDALAGFKDGRFRALVATDIVARGIDVEALDHVVNFDVPHVPEDYIHRVGRTARAEATGDAFTFVSPEEEPDLRAIERAVGKPLPRVTLEGFDYKAKPQDRFEVPLAERIAEIRARKSEERARAKAKAERKAANEAAGGGARSGGGRPAPSGGSRPRSEGGSSSGGARSGGPSRPGGSRGPGGGSGGGRPGGSGGQGGGRGGSSGGGRGGSGR
- a CDS encoding Fic family protein; translated protein: MTAINGNINGNEVIGSYRQLTATMNRFSPILSGPQLTEAMRLLGEIDVFKGHWRKLQEIRAEKLAHLRQVTTIESAGSSTRIEGAELSDAEVARVLQGVSVESFRARDESEVRGYGDLLQAIFDSYGNIPFDENHIKQLHKILLGHSEKDQRHRGEYKKQDNHVEARHPDGRVEVIFLTASPFDTPRLMAEQVALTRQALISGDIHPLVAIARFIVEFLAIHPFKDGNGRLSRGLTTLLLLQSGYDYVPYSSLERVVEENKAAYYAALRESQTAMRTEPAAFGEWLLFLLRALHAQKQNLAAKLEVERSMMQLSEAQHRIVEIVDRLGRATTTVLAQELVMPLRTVRYHLDALVGQGLLEPQGQRRGRFYRRSAEARSVIERPASPIAAILAEILERGGRIGRGELIRLVSRYGYDPRTIGTMHGRRLAHLRRDPQSGESVLTSRGQEIAEQHIFITRLGGGGRTA